In Methanofastidiosum sp., the genomic window GAAGACATTATTAACGAAAAGATTAATCTTTTCTAAATATTTTATATTTAACTTTCTTTCTAGATACTTTTATATATTTAAGGCCTCTATGTATAATGGAGGTTTTTACATGAAAAAAATATTATCAGTATTCTTAACATTATCTATGCTATTCTCTTTAGAAATCATACTGGCTGAAGACTACAAAGATGCTCCTTTTGTCACTGTGGACAATCCAACTTCACTATTTATTTACGATCTAAATAAGGATGGAAAAGAAGAAATTTTAGTAACTTCAATTGATGGTAAACTTCATGCTTACGATAAGTTGGGGGTAGAGAAATGGAATTACCTCACGGATGAGACACCCTATTCTATTTTTGTTGACGACATAGATGGAGATGGTCTTGCAGAAATAGTTCTTGGAACAGGTAAGATAGACCCTCAATCTTTTAGATATTCATCGGGAAAGATTATTCTCCTAAATCACTTCGGTAAACAAGATTGGACCTATGGTACAACTAGTGCTATTAAAGGAATATATGTTTCAGATATCGATGGAGATGGAGGAAAAGATATACTGGCTTCATCAGAAGATGGAATTTTATATGCCATGGATCATAAAGGTGTTCTTAAGTGGGATGAATTTACTGGATCTAGGTCCCCGGCATTCAGTGCCAATCTAGCCGGGGGTACGGATATTTTGATTGCGCATGGTCAAGCAATTCTTAATAATAAAGGAAAAATAGTAGGTAGAGCATCCGACCTATTTGAATGGAAAAAATATATCCTTAAAGACTTAAACAAAGATGGAAAAGCTGAGTTTCTTATGCTTTCACAATATCCATTCATATCAGTATTTAATCTTGAAGGAACTGACCTTAAAGGAATTTGGCAGTATCAATGCGATGGCGATGCTATGGATGTAATTGTGGATGACTTTAACGACGATGGCAACTTGGAGGTAATTGCTTCTTCCTCAAAATGGTTAGATTTATCCAACTCTTATGGCGAAGGTAAAATATATATAATAAATGGAAACGATGGAACACTCAAACAATCTATCTCTCTATCGTCTGCTGCGTTTTATATAGGCGTTGCTGATATAAACAATGATGGCAAGAAAGACGTAATTTATACTTCTGAAAAGGGCGTGAATACATTGTTATACGGGATAACTATAGCTCAAGAGCCACCAAAAGATCAAACGCCGCCAAAGGAAAGCACACCCACAACACCGACACCGCCAAAAAATACACCCGGATTCGAAATAGGCGCTGTTAGTGCAGCTGCCCTATTAGTGGGATATTATTTAAAAAGAAGAAAATAAATTAAATTTTTTTATTCTATTTTGATTATTTACCATTTGGTCCAGTTTGTCGCCCTTGAAGTGTACTGCCTGTTCCCCCTGGTTGGAAGTTTCCACCATCAGGATCGCAATCAGTTGTGTAGCATCCAGGATCTGGATAACATCCATTAGGACCACAGCAATACCCTCCAGTGCATTGAGTGCATCCTGGCCTATCGCAGTACCAATCATTACACCCACTCTTTGCTGCAGTAACAGCTACTAAGCCTCCGCATGGGCCATTCTCGTCTTCGTTTGACCCACAGTTTCGCTCATTGTAAGAATAAAGACATAGACATTCCGTATCCGCATAAATCTTTGCAGTTTCAGTTGCAATTATTGATGCTTGGGCATAAAACGTTGCATTTTTATAATCTCCTTTATTGAAATACTCCCAAGAGTATTGTAAATAAAGTCTTGCATCGTGATTAAATTTTTTAGAACATGGCCATATGCTATCTTTTCCAGCTTCATATATCTTCAAGGCTGCCGAAGCA contains:
- a CDS encoding VCBS repeat-containing protein, coding for MKKILSVFLTLSMLFSLEIILAEDYKDAPFVTVDNPTSLFIYDLNKDGKEEILVTSIDGKLHAYDKLGVEKWNYLTDETPYSIFVDDIDGDGLAEIVLGTGKIDPQSFRYSSGKIILLNHFGKQDWTYGTTSAIKGIYVSDIDGDGGKDILASSEDGILYAMDHKGVLKWDEFTGSRSPAFSANLAGGTDILIAHGQAILNNKGKIVGRASDLFEWKKYILKDLNKDGKAEFLMLSQYPFISVFNLEGTDLKGIWQYQCDGDAMDVIVDDFNDDGNLEVIASSSKWLDLSNSYGEGKIYIINGNDGTLKQSISLSSAAFYIGVADINNDGKKDVIYTSEKGVNTLLYGITIAQEPPKDQTPPKESTPTTPTPPKNTPGFEIGAVSAAALLVGYYLKRRK